AGAACACGATTTAAGCCCAAAAGAGCCAGAGTCTTATCAAAAGGCTTGCACTTGTAAAGGACAACAAGGTGGAGAAAAGCAAGAAGCGCACGAAAAAGAAGGCGAGATCAGGGAAGATTTTGAGCTTAAATATAAAGAAATGCACGAAAAATATTTGAGGGTGCATGCGGATTTTGAAAACGTGAAAAAGCGCTTAGAAAGAGACAAGAGCATGGCGTTAGAGTATGCGTATGAAAAAATCGCATTGGATCTATTGCCGGTGATTGATGCGCTTCTTGGGGCTCATAGAAGCGCTGTAGAAGTGGATAAAGAGAGCGCTTTAACCAAAGGCTTGGAGCTTACGATGGAAAAGCTGCATGAAGTTTTGGCAAGGCATGGCATTGAGGGGATTGAATGCTTAGAAGAATTTGATCCCCATTTCCACAATGCGATCATGCAAGTCAAAAGCGAAGAAAAAGAAAACGGGAAAATCGTGCAGGTTTTGCAACAGGGTTACAAGTATAAGGGTAGGGTTTTGAGGCCGGCAATGGTGAGCATTGCTAAAAACGATTAAAACATTTATTTTAATAAGAAAGGATAACGCATGGGAAAAGTTATTGGAATTGATTTAGGGACAACCAACTCCGCAATGGCGGTGTATGAAGGCAATGAAGCAAAGATTATTGCGAATAAAGAGGGTAAAAACACCACTCCTTCTATTGTGGCTTTTACGGATAAGGGCGAGATTTTAGTGGGCGAGAGTGCCAAAA
This DNA window, taken from Helicobacter pylori, encodes the following:
- the grpE gene encoding nucleotide exchange factor GrpE, producing the protein MKDEHNQEHDLSPKEPESYQKACTCKGQQGGEKQEAHEKEGEIREDFELKYKEMHEKYLRVHADFENVKKRLERDKSMALEYAYEKIALDLLPVIDALLGAHRSAVEVDKESALTKGLELTMEKLHEVLARHGIEGIECLEEFDPHFHNAIMQVKSEEKENGKIVQVLQQGYKYKGRVLRPAMVSIAKND